The following proteins come from a genomic window of Pseudomonas syringae:
- a CDS encoding fimbria/pilus outer membrane usher protein produces the protein MEWHKKYSRGVVAHLALACPRRYSPCIGFALTLSVSFSAWAAQSGVADGSVPVRFNTAFIQGSDQPPDLQEFLRSNSVLPGTYRVDIYVNRTLSGRRDVTFSKNPLSGLIEPCLSLDMLKGFGLDLNRLPADTEPGEACFDLPARVEFARVDYQPAALRLSISIPQAVMVRGNRGYVAPELWDQGETAGFINYTFNGSRRRNNGVETDQYYVGLRNGLNIGAWRLRNESSLVQGNDQPWRYRSNRTFAQRDITLLKSQLTVGETFTDAQVFDSVRFQGAALVSDEGMLSDSERTYAPVIRGIAETNATVEVRQNGFLLYSGSVSPGPFEITDIYPSGSNGDLSVTVIEADGRVRSFTQAYASLPIMVPAGSLRYSLAAGQVDTNDGPQASPGFGSVALIYGLSERLTGFGGLQLAEGYQAANAGAGLNTGVGAVSLDITRSVSRADNQSSRGGQSLRLRYANTLDVTNTTLAVAGYRYSTEDYRTLDQHVSETHPQSGMRSIGRARDRLELSVTQTVPVYAASLSLTTSEQRYWNLPGKTRQLYLSWNAAWRTLNYSLSIERNEDFGRSGEASTDNRIALSVTVPLGASSASSRLSFNAVRDSSGQYNAQAGLNGQVLGERNTFYSLQAGHDSSSGSFGAGKINTTTGFGRFEAGFSQGQDYDAFTLAASGSLVAHAGGVNFGQTLGETFALVQVPEVSGARLRSFSNVETANNGYAVLPYVQAYRTNWVSLDTRQLGADVDLGNAITQVVPRRGAVPVVRFKASVGRRVQFELVRGDGSRVPLGASVEDEQGRALAVVDPTSQALVLSERDTGHLHVRWADQHCQAAYSLPPRDPARAYERMRVVCQ, from the coding sequence ATGGAATGGCATAAAAAATACAGCAGGGGTGTCGTCGCACACCTGGCGCTCGCTTGTCCCCGACGCTATTCGCCGTGCATCGGTTTTGCGCTGACGCTGTCCGTTTCGTTCAGCGCCTGGGCTGCCCAGTCAGGTGTTGCCGATGGCAGCGTACCGGTCAGGTTCAATACGGCGTTTATCCAGGGCAGTGACCAGCCACCTGATCTTCAGGAGTTTCTGCGCAGTAACAGTGTGTTGCCTGGCACTTACCGGGTGGATATCTACGTCAATCGCACGCTGAGCGGCAGGCGCGATGTCACGTTCTCGAAAAACCCGCTGTCGGGTCTGATCGAACCTTGTCTGTCACTGGACATGTTGAAAGGCTTCGGCCTGGACCTCAACCGCTTGCCTGCGGATACCGAACCCGGTGAGGCATGCTTCGATCTGCCTGCACGTGTCGAGTTTGCCCGGGTCGATTATCAGCCTGCCGCACTGCGACTCAGCATCAGCATTCCGCAGGCCGTCATGGTGCGCGGTAACCGGGGTTATGTAGCCCCGGAATTGTGGGATCAGGGCGAAACAGCGGGTTTTATCAATTACACCTTCAACGGCAGCAGGCGTCGCAACAACGGCGTCGAAACCGACCAGTATTATGTCGGGCTGCGTAACGGGCTGAATATCGGGGCCTGGCGTTTGCGCAACGAATCGTCATTGGTTCAGGGCAATGATCAGCCCTGGCGCTATCGCAGCAATCGCACGTTCGCGCAGCGCGACATCACGCTGCTCAAAAGCCAGCTCACGGTCGGCGAGACGTTCACCGACGCGCAGGTGTTCGACAGTGTACGTTTTCAGGGCGCTGCGCTGGTGTCTGACGAGGGCATGCTGTCTGACAGTGAGCGCACCTATGCGCCAGTGATTCGCGGGATTGCCGAGACCAATGCCACAGTGGAAGTCCGGCAGAACGGTTTCCTGCTGTACAGCGGCAGCGTGTCGCCCGGACCTTTTGAAATCACTGATATCTACCCCAGCGGCTCCAATGGTGACCTGTCCGTCACCGTCATCGAAGCGGACGGACGTGTGCGGTCCTTCACTCAGGCCTATGCGTCGCTGCCGATCATGGTGCCTGCCGGGTCATTGCGTTACAGCCTGGCGGCAGGGCAGGTCGACACCAACGACGGGCCTCAGGCGTCGCCGGGTTTCGGCAGTGTGGCGCTGATCTACGGACTCTCCGAACGGCTCACCGGTTTCGGTGGCCTGCAACTCGCCGAGGGTTATCAGGCGGCGAACGCGGGCGCCGGACTCAATACGGGAGTGGGGGCGGTGTCTCTGGACATCACCCGATCCGTGAGCCGAGCGGATAATCAGTCATCACGCGGCGGGCAGAGTCTGCGGCTGCGTTATGCCAATACGCTGGACGTGACCAATACCACCCTCGCAGTGGCGGGCTATCGATATTCGACCGAGGACTATCGCACCCTTGACCAGCACGTCAGCGAGACACATCCGCAGAGCGGTATGCGCAGCATCGGCCGGGCGCGGGATCGACTGGAGCTCAGTGTCACCCAGACAGTGCCGGTCTATGCGGCCTCGCTTAGCCTGACGACTTCCGAACAGCGCTACTGGAACCTGCCAGGCAAAACCCGCCAGCTTTACCTATCATGGAACGCGGCCTGGCGTACGTTGAATTACAGCCTGTCCATCGAGCGCAACGAGGATTTCGGAAGAAGCGGCGAAGCGAGTACCGACAACCGGATTGCCTTGAGCGTGACCGTGCCACTGGGCGCCAGCTCTGCCTCTTCGCGCCTGTCGTTCAATGCGGTACGCGACAGCTCGGGCCAGTACAACGCTCAGGCCGGGCTCAACGGCCAGGTGCTGGGCGAGCGCAACACGTTTTACTCCCTGCAGGCAGGTCACGACAGCAGCTCGGGGAGCTTTGGTGCAGGCAAGATCAACACCACCACCGGGTTCGGCCGTTTCGAAGCAGGCTTCAGTCAGGGCCAGGATTACGACGCGTTCACCCTGGCAGCGTCGGGATCGTTGGTGGCCCATGCCGGCGGTGTGAATTTTGGGCAGACGCTGGGTGAAACGTTCGCGCTGGTTCAGGTTCCGGAGGTCAGCGGTGCCCGATTGAGGTCTTTCAGCAATGTCGAGACCGCAAACAACGGCTACGCGGTTCTGCCCTACGTGCAAGCCTATCGCACCAACTGGGTGAGCCTGGACACCCGACAACTGGGTGCCGATGTCGATCTCGGCAACGCCATCACTCAGGTCGTGCCGCGCCGTGGCGCTGTGCCGGTGGTACGTTTCAAGGCCTCGGTAGGCAGGCGTGTGCAGTTCGAACTGGTACGGGGTGATGGCAGCCGAGTGCCGCTGGGTGCCAGTGTCGAAGACGAGCAGGGCAGGGCGCTGGCGGTGGTTGACCCGACCAGTCAGGCACTGGTGCTCAGTGAGCGGGACACCGGCCATTTGCATGTGCGCTGGGCCGACCAGCATTGCCAGGCCGCCTACTCGCTGCCACCCAGAGACCCGGCCCGGGCTTATGAGCGTATGCGGGTGGTCTGCCAATGA
- a CDS encoding disulfide bond formation protein B → MSDNMLYLRREKRFLVLLGIICLSLIGGALYMQIVLGEAPCPLCILQRYALLFIAIFAFLGAAMPGRRSITAFEALVTLSAVAGIAAAGRHVWILAHPSDSCGIDILQPIVDGLPLATLFPMGFQVSGFCTTPYPPLLGLSLAQWALVAFVLTAILVPVCVIRNRRKPY, encoded by the coding sequence ATGAGTGACAACATGTTGTATCTAAGACGCGAAAAGCGCTTTCTGGTTCTGCTGGGGATCATCTGTCTGTCCCTGATCGGCGGTGCCCTGTACATGCAGATCGTGTTGGGCGAGGCGCCTTGCCCGCTGTGCATCCTGCAACGCTACGCCTTGCTGTTCATCGCCATCTTCGCCTTCCTCGGCGCCGCAATGCCGGGGCGCCGCAGCATCACTGCGTTCGAGGCGCTGGTTACCCTGAGCGCGGTGGCCGGTATCGCAGCGGCAGGGCGTCATGTCTGGATTCTTGCCCACCCTTCCGACAGCTGCGGCATCGATATTCTGCAACCTATTGTCGATGGCCTGCCATTGGCTACACTGTTCCCTATGGGCTTCCAGGTCAGCGGATTCTGCACCACGCCATATCCGCCACTTCTTGGATTGTCACTTGCTCAATGGGCTCTGGTGGCGTTTGTCCTGACGGCAATACTGGTTCCGGTGTGCGTTATTCGCAACCGTCGCAAACCTTACTAA
- a CDS encoding fimbrial biogenesis chaperone, which yields MRRFTGWRVTMLSLLFTGSATVNGAIALTGTRLIFDGQYREVSIEVRNLGKTETLFQAWLSDPHDSGGTSPDQRRSLPFVTTPPLSRLAVNGRQTLRILYQGAGMPQARESLLHLYVLEVPRRQDGHRQLNIAVRQRINVFYRPSGLDGDPAEAAGQLLWQLVHGDSKRVVLKISNPTPYYTSLDAVRLDGIQLENDRLLAPGDEFEWVLAGQISRFTQHRLSYNALTDYGARRGYCVRLNGQAVVKGHLLENNSFQDNC from the coding sequence ATGAGGCGCTTCACTGGCTGGCGCGTGACGATGCTGTCGCTGCTTTTTACTGGCAGTGCGACCGTGAATGGGGCCATTGCGCTGACCGGGACGCGGTTGATCTTCGACGGCCAGTACCGCGAAGTCAGCATTGAGGTGCGTAACCTGGGCAAGACTGAGACGCTGTTCCAGGCCTGGCTCAGCGATCCGCACGATAGCGGCGGTACGAGCCCTGATCAACGCAGATCGCTACCGTTTGTAACGACGCCGCCGTTGTCACGTCTTGCAGTCAATGGCAGGCAGACGCTACGCATTCTTTATCAAGGCGCCGGCATGCCGCAGGCACGCGAGTCATTGCTGCATCTTTACGTGCTGGAAGTGCCTCGCCGCCAGGACGGCCATCGGCAGCTGAATATCGCCGTGCGCCAGCGCATCAATGTGTTTTATCGGCCCTCAGGGCTCGACGGCGATCCGGCTGAAGCTGCCGGGCAGTTGCTGTGGCAGCTGGTCCATGGCGACTCGAAGCGCGTGGTACTGAAAATCAGCAACCCCACACCTTATTACACCTCGCTGGACGCCGTGCGTCTGGATGGCATTCAGCTTGAAAATGACCGGTTGTTGGCACCGGGTGATGAATTCGAGTGGGTGCTAGCCGGGCAGATTTCACGGTTCACGCAGCATCGGCTTTCGTACAACGCACTGACCGACTATGGCGCACGGCGGGGCTATTGCGTGCGATTGAACGGGCAGGCGGTCGTTAAGGGCCATCTGCTGGAGAACAACTCTTTTCAGGACAACTGTTGA
- a CDS encoding YkgJ family cysteine cluster protein produces MNIQFSCVGCGGCCTDHHVPLTLVEARQWAADGGNVIVLTEAFLGNGYGVPVEQLTHATRRSTEVSSGSTTAYVAITFAAYNVGRCRNLGEQNLCRIYERRPLVCRIYPMEINPHIPLRPENKGCPPESWEQGPDLIVSDRLVDTELLSLIEQSRQADRDEIVTKQLICQKLGIRTTALKGNGFVAYLPDMNAFAAAIEQVTEEDDVCFESSGWELHVAGQSALSTLRNEGAQVTDRQPESYLFIPLQAA; encoded by the coding sequence ATGAATATCCAGTTTTCCTGCGTAGGTTGCGGCGGTTGCTGTACCGACCACCATGTTCCTCTGACCCTGGTTGAAGCCCGGCAGTGGGCGGCGGACGGCGGCAATGTGATTGTCCTGACCGAGGCTTTTCTGGGTAATGGCTATGGTGTTCCGGTTGAACAACTGACCCATGCCACACGGCGCTCGACGGAAGTGAGCAGTGGCAGTACCACGGCCTACGTGGCGATAACTTTCGCGGCTTACAACGTCGGACGCTGCCGGAATCTTGGCGAGCAGAACCTTTGCCGTATCTACGAGCGACGGCCGCTGGTGTGCCGCATCTACCCGATGGAGATCAATCCGCACATTCCACTGCGTCCGGAAAACAAAGGCTGCCCGCCGGAATCCTGGGAGCAGGGTCCCGACCTTATCGTCAGCGACCGACTGGTCGATACCGAGTTGCTAAGCCTGATAGAGCAGTCGCGACAGGCCGACCGGGACGAAATCGTGACCAAACAATTGATCTGCCAGAAGCTGGGCATTCGCACCACAGCCCTCAAGGGCAACGGCTTTGTGGCTTATCTGCCGGACATGAACGCTTTTGCGGCGGCCATCGAGCAGGTGACCGAAGAAGATGACGTGTGCTTCGAAAGCTCAGGCTGGGAATTACATGTCGCCGGGCAGTCGGCGTTAAGCACCTTGCGAAACGAAGGTGCACAGGTGACCGACCGCCAGCCGGAATCCTATCTTTTCATTCCGCTACAGGCTGCCTGA
- a CDS encoding GNAT family N-acetyltransferase: MRRNLAGSLPQIQRPSDVIVMPFSLDRAPDVHRLLTAGYLGGEGSVPDYRVWLAAFECDAEYDLSRCFVALLDGAVIGVIICWTSAFIKDLVVHPDARNRGTGFALLHHLFAHLAQRNESAVDLYVMENNLAARRLYEKAGMSYIKRIAIPTS; the protein is encoded by the coding sequence ATGCGCCGGAATCTGGCCGGCTCGCTGCCACAGATCCAACGGCCGAGTGATGTAATCGTTATGCCATTCAGCCTTGACCGGGCACCTGACGTTCACCGTTTGCTGACGGCAGGCTATCTGGGCGGCGAAGGCAGCGTTCCGGATTATCGCGTCTGGCTGGCGGCGTTTGAATGCGATGCCGAATATGACCTGTCGCGGTGCTTCGTTGCTCTGCTCGACGGGGCTGTCATCGGGGTCATCATCTGCTGGACCAGCGCATTCATCAAAGACCTGGTGGTGCATCCCGATGCCCGTAACCGCGGGACAGGCTTCGCCCTGCTCCATCACCTGTTCGCTCATCTGGCCCAGCGCAACGAATCAGCAGTTGATCTGTACGTGATGGAAAACAACCTCGCGGCGCGACGTCTCTATGAAAAAGCAGGCATGTCTTACATAAAGCGCATCGCTATTCCCACGTCCTGA
- a CDS encoding chemotaxis protein — protein MSKNVRADSLSLLLFTLRSGKLMAINLLKVSEIIPCPPLTHLPESHPHVKGIATLRGSSLSVIDLSRAIGERPLADPDGGCLIVTDVSRSKQGLHVQAVSKIVHCLTTDIRPPPYGSSSKSFITGVTQVDGVLVQVLDIEKVIHGIAPAKISVQSTELAKEDAEVLSKARILVVDDSQVALQQSIITLRNLGIECHTARSAKEAIDVLLDLQGTARQINVVVSDIEMSEMDGYALTRTLRDTPDFQDLYILLHTSLDSAMNSEKSQIAGADAVLTKFSSPELTKCLIEAARTVIAKGL, from the coding sequence ATGTCCAAGAACGTCCGAGCAGACTCACTTTCGCTGCTCCTCTTCACGTTGCGCAGCGGCAAGCTGATGGCGATCAATCTGTTGAAGGTCAGCGAGATCATTCCTTGCCCTCCTCTCACCCACTTGCCGGAATCGCATCCGCACGTCAAAGGGATTGCCACACTTCGCGGCTCTTCGCTGTCGGTCATTGACCTCAGCCGCGCCATTGGTGAACGCCCGCTGGCCGATCCCGATGGCGGTTGCCTGATCGTCACCGATGTCAGCCGCTCCAAACAGGGCCTGCATGTGCAGGCGGTGAGCAAGATTGTGCACTGCCTGACCACCGACATTCGTCCGCCGCCCTACGGTTCCAGCAGCAAGTCGTTCATCACCGGGGTAACCCAGGTCGACGGCGTGCTGGTACAGGTGCTGGACATCGAAAAAGTGATTCACGGTATTGCCCCGGCGAAGATCTCCGTGCAATCGACAGAACTGGCCAAAGAGGATGCAGAAGTGCTGAGCAAGGCTCGCATTCTGGTCGTCGATGACAGTCAGGTTGCGCTGCAGCAGTCGATCATCACGCTGCGCAATCTTGGTATCGAATGCCATACCGCTCGCAGCGCCAAGGAAGCCATCGACGTACTGCTGGATCTGCAAGGTACGGCGAGGCAGATAAACGTGGTGGTTTCCGACATCGAGATGTCCGAAATGGACGGTTACGCGCTGACCCGGACCCTTCGCGACACGCCGGACTTCCAGGACCTTTACATCCTGCTGCATACTTCGCTCGACAGCGCGATGAACAGCGAGAAATCCCAGATTGCCGGGGCCGACGCTGTGCTGACCAAGTTCTCGTCACCCGAGTTGACCAAATGCCTGATCGAGGCCGCACGCACCGTCATCGCCAAGGGCCTCTAA
- a CDS encoding fimbrial protein, protein MNPVFASRWLHAFLLPLMLVPTSGFALVCTSQSSGATEVHDSLSSTVAIPASLPDGEVVWRSEPLNIQVECAGDSLQSGEEEVFLYLNPDNQVIGQGIRAGLTLDASDHLQSSGRISTGHFLPACRESEASLGACPKVRFNLGFSVFIQKSGATPPSGVASHLTDYRFFQLGGSTGSDRLPGRSLSYVINNLSGLRFVACDAQLQVIPETVDFGDVGIQQIGVGKTLATQLFSLSTSRSCDSPFSIDARFRPVTGSVSGELLVPSNNDSVGIRIISAVSGNPLQYNQPFHLADLLGEAHAAQADFSAELVWNTPRPKSGPFEAEIMVDLFYK, encoded by the coding sequence ATGAACCCTGTATTTGCCAGTCGCTGGCTGCACGCTTTTTTATTGCCACTGATGCTTGTTCCGACGTCCGGCTTTGCGTTGGTGTGCACCAGTCAGAGCTCAGGCGCAACCGAGGTCCACGACAGCCTGAGCAGCACGGTAGCGATCCCGGCCTCGCTTCCGGACGGCGAGGTGGTGTGGCGTTCCGAGCCGCTGAACATTCAGGTGGAATGTGCCGGGGATAGCCTGCAGTCGGGCGAGGAGGAGGTGTTCCTTTACCTGAATCCCGACAATCAAGTGATCGGTCAGGGCATCCGCGCCGGGCTGACGCTCGACGCAAGCGATCACCTGCAAAGCAGCGGGCGAATCAGCACCGGTCACTTTTTACCGGCATGTCGAGAAAGCGAAGCCAGCCTTGGCGCGTGTCCGAAGGTACGCTTCAATCTGGGGTTTTCCGTGTTCATCCAGAAGTCCGGTGCTACGCCACCCTCTGGTGTGGCGAGTCATCTGACCGATTACCGGTTCTTTCAACTGGGCGGCTCGACAGGGTCGGACCGGTTGCCGGGTCGTAGCCTGAGTTATGTCATTAACAACCTGAGCGGACTGCGTTTCGTCGCTTGCGATGCGCAGCTGCAAGTGATCCCTGAAACCGTTGATTTTGGCGACGTGGGCATTCAGCAGATTGGGGTCGGCAAGACGCTCGCCACACAGCTGTTTTCGCTGTCGACCAGCCGCAGCTGTGACTCGCCATTCAGCATCGATGCCCGTTTCCGGCCGGTGACAGGCAGCGTATCCGGCGAGCTGCTGGTTCCTTCGAACAACGACTCGGTGGGCATCCGCATTATCAGCGCAGTCAGCGGCAATCCGTTGCAGTACAACCAACCGTTCCATCTGGCCGACCTGCTGGGGGAAGCGCATGCAGCGCAGGCTGACTTCAGCGCCGAACTGGTCTGGAACACCCCCCGGCCGAAGTCGGGGCCCTTCGAAGCCGAGATCATGGTCGATCTGTTCTACAAATGA